The DNA region CGCTGAACGGCAGCGCGATCAGGATGGCCACGGTCTGCAAGGTCGTCAACGCGGCCGTCCCGGTGCCACTGGCCACCAGCAGCGCCGCCGCCACCGCGCCCTGCGCGCAGGTCCAGAAGGCGCGACTCCAGGTCGGCGGCTCCGGATTGCCGCCCGAGGACAGCATGTTCACCACCAGCGCGCCCGAATCGGCCGAGGTGACGAAGAACAGCACGATCACCAGGATCGCCAGACCCGCCGTGAGCGATCCGCCCGGCAGCGTGTTCAGCAACTCGAACAGCGCGCTGTCGCGATCGGGCCCGTCCGGGCCGACCAGCCCGCCGCCGCCGAACATCTCGCGGTGCAGGCCCGCGCCGCCGAAGACCGCGAACCACACGAAGGTCAGCAGCGTCGGCACCAGCAGCACCCCGGCCACGAACTCGCGCACGGTGCGGCCGCGCGAGATGCGCGCGATGAACACGCCCACGAAGGGGGCCCAGGAAATCCACCAGCCCCAATAGAAGACCGTCCACTGCTGCGTCCACGCCGTCCCGGTCGGCCCCTCGGTCGCGCCGGTGTACATGCTGATCCGCGGCAGCGACTGCACGTACTGGCCCAGATTCTGCACCAGACCGTTGACGATGAACAGCGTCGGCCCGACGATCAGCACGAACAGCATCAGCGCGCGCCCGCCACGCCCATGTTCAGCTGGGACAGCAGCTTGATGCCCTTGTCCACGCCGGTCACCACCGACACTGTGGCCAGCGCGGTGACCGCCACGACCAGCGTCACCTGCAGGCCTTTGCCCGGTTCGTGCAGCCAGCCTTGATGATTGAGCCCCGCCGAGATCTGCAGCACGCCCAGGCCCAGCGAGGTGGCCACGCCGAACACCGTGCCGATGACCGCGACCACGTCGATGACATCACCGCGCCAGCCCTGGACCTTGTCGCCCGCAATCGATTCCAGCGACCACCGGATCGACACCGGCCTGCCCTTGCGGTGGATCGAGTACGCGATGGCCAGCCCGACCACCACGTAGATGGCCCACGGGTGGATGCCCCAGTGCAGGAACGTCTGCACCATGGCCGAATCCGCGCGCTGCGCCGGGGTGGACCCGACGCCGGGGCGGGGGTCGTCGTAGTGGAACAGCGGTTCGGCCACGCCCCAGAACACCAGGCCGATCCCCATGCCCGCCGCGAACAGCATGGAAAGCCAAGCGCGATCGAGTATTCGGCCTTCTCGCCGTCTTCGCCCAGGGTGATGTCGCCGAATCGGCCCAGGCCCAGCCAGATCGCGAACACCACGAACAGGCTGACGATCACGATGTAGTACCAGCCGAAGCCGCCGATCACATTGTCCTGCAGGGTTTTCGCCTGCCGGGCCGCGGTGTCGCGGAAGACGATGGCGTAGACGGTGAAGGCCGTCACCACGATGGCGGAGGGCCAGAACACCCTGGGAGCCACCGCCACTCGGGGATGGACCGGGACCGATTCATTCGAGGTATCGCTCGGTGCGCTCACGTGAGATGTCCCTGTGGTGTAGTCACTCGGCGGACCCCGCCGCCGAATCCATGCGAACAACCCCGGTCCCGGGCCGTGTGGCCCGGAACCGGGGTTGGCTGAACTACTTTCCGCCGGCCCTGTTCTTCAGGGCGGTGACGATCTCGTTGACCGCGGCCAGCACGTCCTGTGCGGCGTGGTCGAGGTTGGCCCGCACCTGTTCGAGGGTGTTCTGGAAGTCCTCGGGAGTGATCTTGTCGGCGAGTGCCTTCGCCATGTCGGCGAGGTCGGCGGCCGCGTGCTGCGCCCGTTCGGCCAGTTCGGCGGCGGCCCCGCTGGCGCGTTCGGCCAGTTGCCCGGTCGCCGCCTCGGCCCGCTCGCGCAGGTCGGCGGCGGTGACGCCGAGATCGGTGGCCAGGTCGTCCGCGGTGGTGCGCAGATCGTCGGCCAAGCGCTCGGAGTTGTCTCCGGATTCGTTCTTCGGCATGGTCACCGGGTCCTTACTTCGATCCGCCGTCGAACATTCCCTTGACCTTGCCGGCCAGACCGCCGGCCCATTCCTTGACCTCGTCGCCGGCCTTCTCGACCCATTCCTTGACGTCTTCGCCGGCATGCTCGAGCCGTTCCCTGACGTCGTCGGCTCCGGTCTTGGCGGCCTCCTGGGCCTGGTCGCCCAGGTTCTCGGCGGCCGCCGCGACCTTGTCGCCGGCGTTCTCGTCGTCGCTGAAAGAACTCATCGGAACCTCCTACGTGGGTGGTCACGCCCGGAAGAGCAGCGATCTTTCAGCAACCGATACTAGTCGGTTTGTTCAGCTCGCGTGGATACTCAGCTCACCGGTCCGAGCACACGCTCGATGTAGGCGTTGGT from Nocardia tengchongensis includes:
- a CDS encoding BCCT family transporter is translated as MLFVLIVGPTLFIVNGLVQNLGQYVQSLPRISMYTGATEGPTGTAWTQQWTVFYWGWWISWAPFVGVFIARISRGRTVREFVAGVLLVPTLLTFVWFAVFGGAGLHREMFGGGGLVGPDGPDRDSALFELLNTLPGGSLTAGLAILVIVLFFVTSADSGALVVNMLSSGGNPEPPTWSRAFWTCAQGAVAAALLVASGTGTAALTTLQTVAILIALPFSVVLLAMCVALVKTFRADRGS
- a CDS encoding BCCT family transporter, whose amino-acid sequence is MGPGPSPSGGGSQGVLALRHRGDGLHRLRHRLPRHRGPAGENPAGQCDRRLRLVLHRDRQPVRGVRDLAGPGPIRRHHPGRRRREGRILDRAWLSMLFAAGMGIGLVFWGVAEPLFHYDDPRPGVGSTPAQRADSAMVQTFLHWGIHPWAIYVVVGLAIAYSIHRKGRPVSIRWSLESIAGDKVQGWRGDVIDVVAVIGTVFGVATSLGLGVLQISAGLNHQGWLHEPGKGLQVTLVVAVTALATVSVVTGVDKGIKLLSQLNMGVAGAR